The Lysobacter enzymogenes genome window below encodes:
- a CDS encoding complex I NDUFA9 subunit family protein, protein MSRRHVLILGGTGFVGRHLAERLLRERYRVTVLSRGVDPSKKKKLSRDASIIEGDVANPDFLRAVLDDVDAVVNLVGILNEQGDSGRGFEHVYVELLEALLEAMRDMGVRRLLQMSALNAGTGQSHYLEARGRAEQKVRASKLDWTLFRPSVIAGPGDGLFCRFDALLRYAPALPIGRANARFQPVWVGDVVQAFVNALADPAHVQRSYNLVGPEVMTLGEIVRASARARGRLRAVLPLPDALGKLQAEIGEHLPGKPISRDNWRSLQTDSTSVENGLLKLGIEPTPVLPRLSEIFGTSL, encoded by the coding sequence GTGTCGCGTCGTCATGTGCTGATCCTCGGCGGCACCGGCTTCGTCGGCCGCCATCTGGCCGAACGCCTGCTGCGCGAGCGCTATCGCGTCACCGTGCTCAGCCGCGGCGTCGACCCGTCGAAGAAGAAAAAGCTCAGCCGCGACGCCAGCATCATCGAAGGCGACGTGGCCAATCCGGATTTCCTGCGCGCGGTGCTCGACGACGTCGACGCGGTGGTCAATCTGGTCGGCATCCTCAACGAGCAGGGCGACAGCGGGCGCGGCTTCGAGCACGTCTACGTCGAACTGCTGGAGGCGCTGCTCGAAGCCATGCGCGACATGGGCGTGCGTCGGCTGTTGCAGATGAGCGCGCTCAACGCCGGCACCGGCCAGAGCCATTACCTGGAAGCGCGCGGCCGCGCCGAACAGAAAGTGCGCGCGTCCAAGCTCGACTGGACCCTGTTCCGCCCGTCGGTCATCGCCGGCCCCGGCGACGGCCTGTTCTGCCGCTTCGACGCGCTGCTGCGCTACGCCCCGGCGCTGCCGATCGGCCGCGCCAACGCGCGCTTCCAGCCGGTGTGGGTCGGCGACGTGGTCCAGGCCTTCGTCAACGCGCTGGCCGACCCCGCGCACGTGCAGCGCAGCTACAACCTGGTCGGGCCCGAGGTCATGACCCTGGGCGAGATCGTCCGCGCCAGCGCCCGCGCGCGCGGCCGCCTGCGCGCGGTGCTGCCGCTGCCCGACGCGCTCGGCAAGCTGCAGGCCGAAATCGGCGAGCACCTGCCGGGCAAGCCGATCAGCCGCGACAACTGGCGTTCGCTACAGACCGATTCGACCAGCGTCGAGAACGGCCTGCTCAAGCTCGGCATCGAGCCGACGCCGGTCCTGCCCCGCCTGTCGGAAATCTTCGGCACCTCCCTGTAG
- a CDS encoding multifunctional CCA addition/repair protein: protein MKVYLVGGAVRDSLLGLPAGDRDYVVVGETPQAMLDAGFKPVGKDFPVFLHPDTGEEYALARTERKSGRGYRGFVVDADPSVSLQDDLGRRDFTINAIARDESDGRLIDPYGGARDLEAKVLRHVGDAFVEDPLRVLRAARFMARFGAHGFSVAPETMALMRRMAESGELSDLVAERVWQELRRALRCAKPSAFLRTLHDASALAAVLPEVEALYGVPQRAEYHPEVDTGIHTEMVVDMAAQLAPGDDLIGFAALTHDLGKARTPAELLPRHHNHERNGLEPLAQLCARLKVPTEHRLLAEAVCREHLNVHRLDEMRARSVYDLIARCDGWRNPQRIEQMALVCEADKRGRLGLEDRDYPSRPMLVDALHAALKVRASDLPADLAGPAIGEAMRRARIAAIAGSKRE, encoded by the coding sequence ATGAAGGTTTACTTGGTCGGCGGCGCGGTCCGCGACAGCCTGCTCGGGCTGCCGGCCGGCGACCGCGATTACGTCGTCGTCGGCGAAACGCCGCAGGCCATGCTCGACGCCGGCTTCAAGCCGGTCGGCAAGGACTTCCCGGTGTTCCTGCACCCCGACACCGGCGAGGAGTACGCGCTGGCCCGCACCGAACGCAAGTCCGGCCGCGGCTACCGCGGCTTCGTCGTCGACGCCGATCCGTCGGTGTCGCTGCAAGACGACCTGGGCCGGCGCGATTTCACCATCAACGCGATCGCCCGCGACGAGAGCGACGGCCGCCTGATCGATCCTTACGGCGGCGCGCGCGACCTCGAAGCGAAAGTGCTGCGCCACGTCGGCGACGCCTTCGTCGAAGACCCGCTGCGGGTGCTGCGCGCGGCGCGCTTCATGGCCCGCTTCGGCGCGCACGGCTTCAGCGTCGCGCCGGAGACGATGGCGCTGATGCGGCGCATGGCCGAATCCGGCGAACTCAGCGACCTGGTCGCCGAGCGCGTGTGGCAGGAACTGCGCCGCGCGCTGCGCTGCGCGAAGCCGTCGGCGTTCCTGCGCACCCTGCACGACGCCAGCGCGCTCGCCGCGGTGCTGCCGGAAGTCGAAGCGCTGTACGGCGTGCCGCAACGCGCGGAGTACCACCCGGAGGTCGATACCGGCATCCACACCGAAATGGTCGTGGACATGGCCGCGCAGCTCGCGCCGGGCGACGACCTGATCGGCTTCGCCGCGCTGACCCACGACCTCGGCAAGGCGCGCACCCCGGCCGAGCTGCTGCCGCGCCACCACAACCACGAGCGCAACGGCCTGGAACCGCTGGCGCAGCTGTGCGCGCGGCTGAAGGTGCCGACCGAACACCGCTTGCTGGCCGAAGCGGTCTGCCGCGAGCACCTCAACGTGCACCGGCTCGACGAGATGCGCGCGCGCAGCGTCTACGATCTGATCGCGCGCTGCGACGGCTGGCGCAACCCGCAGCGGATCGAGCAGATGGCGCTGGTGTGCGAGGCCGACAAACGCGGCCGCCTGGGCCTGGAAGACCGCGACTATCCGTCGCGCCCGATGCTGGTCGATGCGCTGCACGCGGCGCTGAAGGTGCGTGCGAGCGACCTGCCGGCCGACCTGGCCGGCCCGGCCATCGGCGAAGCGATGCGCCGCGCGCGCATCGCCGCGATCGCCGGGTCGAAGCGAGAGTGA
- a CDS encoding TonB-dependent receptor plug domain-containing protein — protein sequence MSPAQYRHRLALAVAAAIAATAVVPAASAQEPAAPASRDATTLDAVQVTGSRARGRAAEDTAAPVDVIGKEELTATGATEVGQILQMLEPSFNFSRTFVSDGTDILRPATLRSLGPDQVLVLVNGKRRHQQALVNVQQTIGRGSAGTDINAIPLSAIERIEVLRDGAAAQYGSDAISGVINIILKKQTTETQVSVQAGQNYAGDGENYSASVNTGVKLGADGFLNMSFEYRDRGATNRAGPDSLRVSPPRVTQRLGDADATDAYFWFNGGLPVGRGELYWFGGLSKRKGDSYGFFRSPGDNRTVPALYPNGFLPNIRTKVDDTSLAVGYKAPINDNWDWDISVNRGRSKFGFEEADSVNVSWWYEPKPGGGIYAESPTKADTGTLQFDQTTLNLDFRGTLKGFNDRPLYLGTGLEYRKDEYQIRAGAPVTYTYGRTNNRAINIVGQTGDTAQPGMQGFPGFSPNEAVDDGRHNYAAYLDLETNLSDRFLVGAAVRYEDYSDFGNTTTGKLSARFDASEKFALRGTVSTGFRAPGVQQLFYSQRSTNLNAAGELTDTLTARQNSAVTRAFGIEPLKEETSKSGSLGFVLKPSDRFSLTMDVFRIDIDDRIIFSSNIQPEAVGTNGQPCAPGNGNCPIRAILDPIGVGQVLFFTNAIDTQTTGVDLVANHNTEFAAGSKLTLTALVHFNKTEVKARRSQSSILPPNVLFDDTQVTLIEKGQPRQHHVLQGVYETGKWEFTGRANYYGPVTGEGFTPGIKQTWSGKWLADFAVRYKLNEQLSFTVGGNNLFDTYPDKWDRVSGAPFPELGFKYGWETLPFGMNGGSYYLRADYRF from the coding sequence CAAGGAAGAACTGACCGCCACCGGCGCCACCGAGGTCGGCCAGATCCTGCAGATGCTGGAGCCCTCGTTCAATTTCTCGCGCACCTTCGTCAGCGACGGCACCGACATCCTGCGTCCGGCGACGCTGCGCTCGCTCGGCCCCGATCAGGTGCTGGTGCTGGTCAACGGCAAGCGCCGCCACCAGCAGGCGCTGGTCAACGTGCAGCAGACCATCGGCCGCGGTTCGGCCGGCACCGACATCAACGCGATCCCGCTGTCGGCGATCGAGCGCATCGAAGTGCTGCGCGACGGCGCCGCCGCGCAGTACGGCTCGGACGCGATCTCCGGCGTCATCAACATCATCCTGAAGAAGCAGACCACCGAGACCCAGGTGTCGGTGCAGGCCGGCCAGAACTACGCCGGCGACGGCGAGAACTACTCGGCCTCGGTCAACACCGGCGTCAAGCTCGGCGCGGACGGCTTCCTCAACATGTCGTTCGAATACCGCGACCGCGGCGCGACCAACCGCGCCGGTCCGGACAGCCTGCGCGTGAGCCCGCCGCGGGTGACCCAGCGCCTCGGCGACGCCGACGCCACCGACGCCTACTTCTGGTTCAACGGCGGCCTGCCGGTCGGCCGCGGCGAGCTGTACTGGTTCGGCGGCCTGTCCAAGCGCAAGGGCGATTCCTACGGCTTCTTCCGCAGCCCGGGCGACAACCGCACGGTGCCGGCGCTGTACCCCAACGGCTTCCTGCCGAACATCCGCACCAAGGTCGACGACACTTCGCTCGCGGTCGGCTACAAGGCGCCGATCAACGACAACTGGGACTGGGACATCTCGGTCAACCGCGGCCGCAGCAAGTTCGGCTTCGAGGAAGCCGACTCGGTCAACGTCAGCTGGTGGTACGAGCCCAAGCCCGGCGGCGGCATCTACGCCGAATCGCCGACCAAGGCCGACACCGGCACGCTGCAGTTCGACCAGACCACGTTGAACCTGGATTTCCGCGGCACGCTGAAGGGCTTCAACGACCGTCCGCTGTACCTGGGCACCGGCCTGGAATACCGCAAGGACGAGTACCAGATCCGCGCCGGCGCGCCGGTGACTTACACCTACGGCCGCACCAACAACCGCGCGATCAACATCGTCGGCCAGACCGGCGACACCGCGCAGCCGGGCATGCAGGGCTTCCCGGGCTTCTCGCCGAACGAGGCGGTCGACGACGGCCGCCACAACTACGCGGCCTACCTGGACCTGGAAACCAATCTCAGCGACCGCTTCCTGGTCGGCGCGGCGGTGCGTTACGAGGACTACTCCGACTTCGGCAACACCACCACCGGCAAGCTGTCGGCGCGCTTCGACGCCAGCGAGAAGTTCGCCCTGCGCGGCACCGTGTCGACCGGCTTCCGCGCGCCGGGCGTGCAGCAGCTGTTCTACAGCCAGCGCTCGACCAACCTCAACGCCGCCGGCGAGCTCACCGACACCCTGACCGCGCGCCAGAACAGCGCGGTGACGCGCGCGTTCGGGATCGAGCCGCTGAAGGAGGAAACCTCCAAGAGCGGTTCGCTCGGCTTCGTGCTCAAGCCCAGCGACCGGTTCTCGCTGACGATGGACGTGTTCCGCATCGACATCGACGACCGCATCATCTTCTCCAGCAACATCCAGCCCGAAGCGGTCGGCACCAACGGCCAGCCGTGCGCGCCGGGCAACGGCAACTGCCCGATCCGCGCGATCCTCGACCCGATCGGCGTCGGCCAGGTGCTGTTCTTCACCAACGCCATCGACACCCAGACCACCGGCGTGGACCTGGTCGCGAACCACAACACCGAGTTCGCCGCCGGCTCCAAGCTGACCCTGACCGCGCTGGTGCACTTCAACAAGACCGAGGTCAAGGCGCGCCGTTCGCAGTCGTCGATCCTGCCGCCGAACGTGCTGTTCGACGACACCCAGGTGACCCTGATCGAGAAGGGCCAGCCGCGCCAGCACCACGTACTGCAGGGCGTGTACGAAACCGGCAAGTGGGAGTTCACCGGCCGCGCCAACTACTACGGCCCGGTCACCGGCGAAGGCTTCACCCCGGGGATCAAGCAGACCTGGAGCGGCAAGTGGCTCGCCGATTTCGCGGTGCGCTACAAGCTCAACGAGCAGCTCAGCTTCACCGTCGGCGGCAACAACCTGTTCGACACCTATCCGGACAAGTGGGACCGGGTCAGCGGCGCGCCGTTCCCGGAACTGGGCTTCAAGTACGGCTGGGAGACGCTGCCGTTCGGCATGAACGGCGGCAGCTACTACCTGCGCGCGGATTACCGGTTCTGA
- a CDS encoding PH domain-containing protein, which translates to MGLLDTLLGHAGAKSADKVNEDFAPLLAPGEAVLRAFGEIRDLIVFTDRRLILVDKQGVTGRKTEFLSLPYRSIVMFSLETAGHFDLEAELRLWVSGQPNPITRRLGRNAGAEDIVGLLAQNAPR; encoded by the coding sequence ATGGGCCTGCTCGACACCCTGCTCGGCCACGCCGGCGCCAAGTCCGCCGACAAGGTCAACGAAGATTTCGCCCCGCTGCTCGCTCCGGGCGAGGCGGTGCTGCGCGCGTTCGGCGAGATCCGCGACCTGATCGTGTTCACCGACCGCCGCCTGATCCTGGTCGACAAGCAGGGCGTGACCGGACGCAAGACCGAGTTCCTGAGCCTGCCCTACCGCAGCATCGTGATGTTCTCGCTGGAGACCGCCGGCCATTTCGACCTGGAAGCCGAGCTGCGGCTGTGGGTGTCGGGCCAGCCGAATCCGATCACGCGCCGGCTGGGGCGCAACGCCGGCGCGGAAGACATCGTCGGTTTGCTGGCGCAGAACGCGCCGCGTTGA
- a CDS encoding lytic transglycosylase domain-containing protein, with protein MLPRPLPLLAAALLAAIATTACAQTTASAPAQPAAKPPSLRAPPAPTVDTQLPRVRAALDAAERPGFDAGQYADIARHPLYGWVEYAALRRNIDSVDNGQAQDFLARRGNEASGEAFREIWLAATARREDWNAFLAAWTGKNRSGKDRGAQLRCAELNARQALGRMDAQWTKDAQAIWRSSGKSLPDACDAPFAVLAAQGGLTPELRWERIDAAAAEWQPAVMRAAARGLPADQLAQANDYAAFLDNVNERALAWPKTERSRKIASYGLAKLAKAQPASAEAQLPKYANALNFSDEDRGRVLYQTALWSVASYDAESARRLNAVPEVAYDERLHEWRAREAMARSDWNAALAAIRKMGAKQRGESRWEYFEARLSERAGDKATANRLYRESAKNADFHGFLSADRLGAPYTLCPSQPADAPAARAQVARDPALIRAMGLFQIERAPWAIREWDDALSRFDDTQRRLAIEIAQGYNWFDRAVFSLNKTPQEQRLYYLRFPLHHGETIRRESLKNGLDPAWVAAEIRAESIFNPTARSGANAMGLMQVVPGTGAQVAKSLGLPWGGAASLYDSDTNIVLGTAYLRQLLDKYGGQPYFAMAGYNAGPAPLNRWQSQRPGMEPDFWIETISYKETREYVARVLAFSVLYDWRMNGDALNVSDRLRGVTDAKRKSFVCPAAAAATSAPLPAETE; from the coding sequence TGCGCGCCGCGCTCGACGCGGCCGAACGTCCCGGCTTCGATGCCGGCCAATACGCCGACATCGCCCGCCATCCGCTGTACGGCTGGGTCGAATACGCCGCGCTCCGCCGCAACATCGACAGCGTCGACAACGGCCAGGCCCAGGACTTCCTCGCCCGCCGCGGCAACGAAGCCTCCGGCGAGGCCTTCCGCGAAATCTGGCTCGCCGCGACCGCGCGCCGCGAAGACTGGAACGCCTTCCTCGCCGCCTGGACCGGCAAGAACCGCAGCGGCAAGGACCGCGGCGCGCAGTTGCGCTGCGCCGAATTGAACGCGCGCCAGGCGCTGGGCCGCATGGACGCGCAATGGACCAAGGACGCCCAGGCGATCTGGCGCAGCAGCGGCAAGTCGCTGCCCGACGCCTGCGACGCGCCGTTCGCGGTGCTGGCCGCGCAGGGCGGGCTGACCCCGGAACTGCGCTGGGAACGCATCGACGCGGCCGCGGCCGAATGGCAGCCGGCGGTGATGCGCGCGGCTGCGCGCGGCTTGCCGGCCGATCAGCTGGCGCAGGCCAACGACTACGCCGCGTTCCTCGACAACGTCAACGAACGCGCGCTGGCGTGGCCGAAGACCGAACGCAGCCGCAAGATCGCCAGCTACGGCCTGGCCAAGCTGGCCAAGGCGCAGCCGGCCAGCGCCGAAGCGCAGCTGCCCAAGTACGCCAATGCGCTGAACTTCAGCGACGAAGACCGCGGCCGGGTGCTGTACCAGACCGCGCTGTGGTCGGTGGCGTCCTACGACGCCGAATCCGCGCGCCGGCTCAACGCCGTGCCCGAAGTGGCTTACGACGAGCGCCTGCACGAGTGGCGCGCGCGCGAGGCGATGGCGCGCTCGGACTGGAACGCGGCGCTGGCGGCGATCCGCAAGATGGGCGCCAAGCAGCGCGGCGAATCGCGCTGGGAGTATTTCGAAGCGCGCCTGTCCGAACGCGCCGGCGACAAGGCGACCGCGAACCGGCTGTACCGCGAATCGGCCAAGAACGCCGACTTCCACGGCTTCCTGTCCGCCGACCGGCTCGGCGCGCCGTATACGCTGTGCCCGTCGCAGCCGGCCGACGCGCCGGCCGCGCGCGCGCAGGTCGCGCGCGACCCGGCGCTGATCCGGGCGATGGGCCTGTTCCAGATCGAACGCGCGCCGTGGGCGATCCGCGAATGGGACGACGCGCTGAGCCGCTTCGACGACACCCAGCGCCGCCTCGCGATCGAAATCGCCCAGGGCTACAACTGGTTCGACCGCGCGGTGTTCTCGCTCAACAAGACCCCGCAGGAACAGCGCCTGTACTACCTGCGCTTCCCGCTGCACCACGGCGAGACGATCCGCCGCGAATCGCTGAAGAACGGCCTCGACCCGGCCTGGGTCGCGGCCGAGATCCGCGCCGAAAGCATCTTCAACCCGACCGCGCGCTCCGGCGCCAACGCGATGGGCCTGATGCAGGTGGTGCCGGGCACCGGCGCGCAGGTCGCCAAGAGCCTCGGCCTGCCGTGGGGCGGCGCGGCCAGCCTGTACGACTCCGACACCAACATCGTGCTCGGCACCGCGTACCTGCGCCAGTTGCTCGACAAGTACGGCGGCCAGCCGTATTTCGCGATGGCCGGCTACAACGCCGGCCCGGCGCCGCTGAACCGCTGGCAGTCGCAGCGCCCGGGCATGGAACCGGATTTCTGGATCGAGACCATCAGCTACAAGGAAACCCGCGAGTACGTCGCCCGCGTGCTGGCCTTCAGCGTGCTCTACGACTGGCGCATGAACGGCGACGCGCTCAACGTCAGCGACCGCCTGCGCGGCGTCACCGACGCCAAGCGCAAATCTTTCGTCTGCCCGGCCGCCGCCGCGGCGACCAGCGCGCCGCTGCCGGCGGAAACCGAGTAG